In Acidobacteriota bacterium, the following are encoded in one genomic region:
- a CDS encoding ABC transporter ATP-binding protein produces MLDATDLSFAYRGAPVVDSLSLRVGQGQLVGLLGPNGAGKTTLLGLLAGLLRPTRGVVRLDGRPLGTLSRAEVARRLAVVPQETQLAFDYTVLEMALMGRYPHLGPFEIEGPDDLAIARAALASTGTDHLEARRFATLSGGEKQRVVIASALAQFGAASPAAGEPAGLLLLDEPTASLDLHFQMEVAGLLRRLNRERGLTMLVSTHDLNLAASLCTELVLMRDGRVIASGPTARVLTADAVHLLYGMDADVRWHDRAGHLTVVPLATA; encoded by the coding sequence TTGCTCGACGCCACTGACCTCTCGTTCGCCTATCGCGGCGCGCCGGTCGTCGACTCGCTGTCGCTCCGGGTCGGGCAGGGCCAGCTCGTGGGCCTGCTCGGCCCGAACGGCGCGGGCAAGACGACGCTGCTCGGGCTGCTCGCGGGGCTGCTGCGCCCGACGCGGGGCGTGGTTCGCCTCGATGGACGGCCGCTCGGCACGCTGTCGCGGGCGGAGGTCGCCCGGCGGCTCGCGGTCGTGCCGCAGGAGACGCAGCTCGCGTTCGACTACACCGTGCTCGAGATGGCGCTGATGGGCCGGTACCCTCACCTCGGACCGTTCGAGATCGAGGGCCCCGACGATCTCGCGATCGCCCGCGCTGCGCTGGCCTCGACGGGCACCGACCACCTCGAGGCGCGTCGGTTCGCGACGCTGAGCGGCGGCGAGAAGCAGCGAGTCGTCATCGCGAGCGCGCTCGCGCAGTTCGGCGCCGCTTCGCCGGCCGCGGGCGAGCCTGCGGGGCTGCTGCTGCTCGACGAGCCGACGGCCTCGCTCGACCTGCACTTCCAGATGGAGGTGGCCGGGCTGCTGAGGCGTCTCAACCGCGAGCGAGGCCTCACGATGCTGGTCTCGACACACGATCTGAATCTCGCGGCGAGCCTGTGCACCGAGCTCGTGCTCATGCGCGACGGACGGGTCATCGCGAGCGGACCCACGGCGAGGGTGCTCACGGCCGACGCCGTGCACCTGCTGTACGGCATGGACGCGGACGTCCGGTGGCACGACCGCGCGGGCCACCTCACGGTGGTCCCGCTCGCGACCGCGTGA
- a CDS encoding PDZ domain-containing protein, whose amino-acid sequence MPAPPPVPSRSGRETRLLLVTIAVSVGVLLLLARFRFPEAPRAAATATQPLERLAARATYDELAAIIEQLESRVAPSALVLRISASRSASPSIDAGSEQPRFVPGLRIRDDLVLAALHPEDRVQGIVGNAEAVPMMLAADRVRGLALVRVPAQPTQLPVAESPRVTTSPRYVAALEGTRGGPSLRPLFLGRTDPVVGPRWDRPLLALGGTPQAQIGSIVFTFDGRLAGMVVADEGVPLLAPGDALLQAADALLQGRTAQTGDLGVTFQPLTPDLARVTGASRGAVVAHIDPDGPSAGILRLGDVIETVANEAVFSADALDLRIARAQPGQRLPVKARRGSDAIDAILTVRAYEPAAPAPLVGQLGLTLAAVQDLGSEVARVEPRSLGAHAGLMAGDIITRFGDIDAPTPADITRTFARSATGTTWLVGAARRDRHFVIVLEKP is encoded by the coding sequence ATGCCCGCGCCACCGCCCGTTCCAAGCCGCTCCGGGCGTGAGACGCGCCTGCTGCTCGTCACCATCGCGGTGTCGGTCGGCGTGCTGCTGCTGCTCGCCCGCTTCAGGTTCCCGGAAGCGCCCCGCGCGGCCGCCACCGCCACGCAGCCGCTCGAACGCCTGGCGGCGCGGGCCACGTACGACGAGCTGGCGGCCATCATCGAACAGCTCGAGTCGCGCGTCGCCCCGTCGGCCCTGGTGCTCCGGATCAGCGCCTCGCGCTCGGCCTCGCCGAGCATCGATGCGGGGTCCGAACAGCCGCGCTTCGTCCCCGGATTGCGCATCCGCGACGACCTCGTGCTGGCCGCGCTCCACCCCGAGGATCGGGTGCAGGGCATCGTGGGCAACGCCGAGGCCGTGCCGATGATGCTGGCCGCCGACCGCGTGCGAGGCCTGGCCCTGGTTCGCGTCCCGGCGCAGCCGACACAGCTGCCGGTCGCCGAGAGCCCGCGCGTCACGACGAGCCCGCGCTACGTCGCCGCGCTCGAAGGCACCCGCGGCGGCCCCTCGTTGCGTCCCCTCTTCCTGGGCCGCACCGATCCGGTCGTCGGCCCGCGCTGGGATCGCCCCCTGCTCGCGCTCGGGGGGACGCCCCAAGCCCAGATCGGGTCGATCGTCTTCACCTTCGATGGCCGCCTCGCCGGCATGGTCGTGGCCGACGAGGGCGTGCCGCTGCTCGCGCCAGGCGATGCGCTCCTGCAGGCCGCCGACGCGCTCCTGCAGGGCCGAACGGCCCAGACGGGCGACCTCGGCGTGACGTTTCAGCCGCTCACGCCCGATCTGGCGCGCGTGACCGGCGCGTCGCGTGGGGCCGTCGTGGCCCACATCGATCCGGACGGGCCGTCGGCCGGGATCCTGCGCCTCGGAGACGTGATCGAGACCGTGGCCAACGAAGCCGTGTTCTCGGCCGACGCGCTCGACCTGCGCATTGCCCGCGCGCAGCCGGGCCAGCGCCTGCCCGTCAAGGCCAGGCGCGGAAGCGACGCCATCGACGCGATCCTGACGGTCCGCGCGTACGAGCCTGCCGCCCCGGCACCGCTCGTCGGCCAGCTCGGCCTGACGCTCGCCGCCGTTCAGGATCTCGGCAGCGAAGTGGCCCGTGTCGAACCCCGGTCGCTCGGCGCCCACGCCGGGCTGATGGCCGGCGACATCATCACCCGGTTCGGCGACATCGACGCGCCGACACCCGCGGACATCACGCGGACCTTCGCGCGGAGCGCGACGGGTACCACCTGGCTCGTGGGCGCCGCCCGGCGCGACCGGCACTTCGTCATCGTGCTCGAGAAGCCGTGA
- a CDS encoding ABC transporter substrate-binding protein: MTRITVAHSPDSDDAFMFYGLASGAVDTGDLMVEQVLADIESLNRAAFEGRYEVSAVSFHAYAHLSERYLLLPHGASMGDGYGPIVVVRDDRPLDLEGVTVAIPGTLTSAWLALQMFRPGLAFVVMPFDEILEAVRDGRADAGLLIHEGQLTYQDEGLRKVVDLGAWWADRTGGLPLPLGGNIIRRDLGANLMSRVSKLLHASISHALDHRAEALEYAKQFGRGLDHDRTDRFVGMYVNRLTLAYGDRGRKAVQRFLDDAWELRLIPRPAAIEFVE, translated from the coding sequence ATGACCAGAATCACCGTGGCCCACAGTCCCGACTCCGACGACGCGTTCATGTTCTACGGCCTGGCGTCCGGGGCGGTCGACACCGGCGACCTGATGGTCGAGCAGGTGCTCGCCGACATCGAGTCGCTCAACCGCGCCGCCTTCGAGGGTCGCTACGAGGTGTCGGCGGTGTCGTTCCACGCCTACGCCCACCTGTCCGAACGCTATCTTCTCCTGCCGCACGGCGCGAGCATGGGCGATGGCTACGGGCCGATCGTCGTCGTCCGCGACGACCGGCCGCTGGACCTCGAGGGCGTCACCGTGGCGATTCCCGGCACGCTCACCTCGGCCTGGCTCGCGCTCCAGATGTTCCGTCCCGGACTGGCGTTCGTCGTCATGCCCTTCGACGAGATCCTCGAGGCCGTGCGGGACGGGCGGGCCGATGCGGGCCTGCTCATCCACGAAGGGCAGCTCACGTATCAGGATGAGGGGTTGCGCAAGGTGGTCGACCTCGGCGCGTGGTGGGCCGATCGCACCGGGGGCCTCCCGCTGCCGCTCGGCGGGAACATCATCCGACGCGACCTCGGGGCGAACCTGATGTCGCGCGTGTCGAAGCTGCTGCACGCGAGCATCAGCCATGCCCTCGACCACCGCGCGGAGGCACTCGAGTACGCCAAGCAGTTCGGCCGCGGCCTCGACCACGATCGGACCGACCGCTTCGTGGGCATGTACGTGAACCGGTTGACGCTCGCCTACGGCGACCGCGGTCGCAAGGCGGTGCAGCGCTTCCTCGACGATGCGTGGGAGTTGCGGCTCATTCCGAGGCCGGCGGCGATCGAGTTCGTGGAGTGA
- a CDS encoding TonB-dependent receptor: protein MFAAVHRIAGPVVCLGLLVPFLVPSNLHAAPDDHARLTVHVIDPAGAVVPGALVRLSTRVGTVREEHSGAAGEAVFAGLPPARYALHVVVDGFRADPREIDLVGGADVREAVALRVSALTDTVVVSASHVEAPLSRLAASASVFTDTDLAARQAETVAEMLRAVPGLVVASNGGRGSVTSVFTRGGESDFTLVLVDGLRQNDFGGAHDFGHLPIADVERVEVVRGAQSALFGSDAIGGVVHLVTRRGGRARWDALAEGGHFGTTRLSGSAAGSRGLISWGVAGERLESAGYEGLAPATGELVSNDDYRRADVSATFGYGGRLHEARGSVRHGQYERGYPGPFGRDPNGTFDGVDRVSRGDNERTALSAGWTRNWAGRTRLGAEGGWTRFDSRFTSAFGDSSSGTRRATGRVQSDVAAGPAIGLSGGVEVLSEQGRSSFIAADGRDELPIERSVVGTFGEARYERGPVFVVAGLRVERIHRDAVTGDSRAFVGRPTLAAQTVVSANPKVAASWFLRPPGERAPGWTRVRASAGTGIRPPDAFEIAFTDNPGLRPERSRSLDIGLEQAWLGGSVIAELTWFDNRYTDLIVAVGQSFRDASRYRTDNIANARSRGVEAGLHLRTRGGVRIAGAYTWLDTAVLDVDGVAGRAPAPFVMGDWLIRRPRHVGGVDVSVTRVRWSAFTRVAARGRALDVDPSFGAFGGKLFAPGYWTADAGGALRLVGGVEAFARITNLFDRDHEPALGFPGLGRAAMMGVRVARRH, encoded by the coding sequence ATGTTCGCTGCTGTACACCGCATCGCTGGCCCGGTCGTGTGTCTGGGCCTGCTCGTCCCGTTCCTCGTTCCCTCGAACCTGCACGCCGCCCCGGACGACCACGCACGGTTGACGGTGCACGTGATCGACCCCGCGGGAGCGGTCGTGCCGGGCGCGCTCGTGCGCCTGTCGACGCGGGTCGGCACCGTGCGCGAGGAGCACTCGGGGGCAGCGGGCGAAGCCGTCTTCGCCGGCCTCCCACCCGCCCGCTACGCGCTGCACGTGGTCGTCGACGGATTCCGCGCCGACCCGCGTGAGATCGACCTGGTCGGTGGCGCCGACGTGCGCGAGGCCGTCGCGCTCCGCGTGAGCGCGCTGACCGACACCGTGGTCGTCTCGGCGAGCCACGTCGAAGCCCCGCTGTCACGTCTCGCGGCCTCGGCCTCGGTGTTCACCGACACCGACCTGGCCGCCCGGCAGGCGGAGACCGTCGCCGAGATGCTGCGAGCGGTGCCCGGCCTCGTCGTCGCGAGCAACGGCGGACGCGGCTCGGTCACGTCGGTCTTCACGCGGGGCGGCGAGTCGGACTTCACGCTGGTGCTCGTCGACGGCCTCCGGCAGAACGACTTCGGAGGCGCCCACGACTTCGGCCACCTGCCGATTGCCGATGTCGAGCGAGTAGAGGTGGTGCGCGGGGCGCAGAGCGCCCTCTTCGGCAGCGATGCCATCGGCGGCGTCGTCCACCTCGTGACGCGACGAGGCGGTCGTGCGCGGTGGGACGCGCTCGCGGAGGGCGGGCACTTCGGGACGACGCGCCTGAGCGGATCGGCCGCCGGCAGTCGAGGCCTCATCTCGTGGGGCGTCGCCGGCGAACGCCTCGAGTCGGCCGGATACGAAGGCCTTGCGCCAGCGACGGGTGAGCTCGTGAGCAACGACGACTATCGCCGCGCCGACGTCTCGGCCACCTTCGGCTATGGCGGGCGGTTGCACGAGGCCCGCGGGTCGGTGCGGCACGGTCAGTACGAGCGCGGCTACCCCGGCCCGTTCGGCCGCGATCCGAACGGCACGTTCGACGGCGTCGACCGTGTCTCCCGGGGCGACAACGAACGTACGGCGCTCTCGGCAGGCTGGACGAGGAACTGGGCGGGGCGTACGCGGCTCGGCGCCGAGGGCGGCTGGACTCGCTTCGACAGCCGCTTCACGAGCGCCTTCGGCGACTCGTCGAGCGGCACGCGGCGTGCCACCGGGCGCGTGCAGAGCGACGTCGCGGCCGGACCGGCCATCGGACTCTCGGGCGGAGTCGAGGTCCTCTCCGAACAGGGACGCAGTTCGTTCATCGCGGCCGATGGACGCGACGAGCTGCCGATCGAACGCTCGGTCGTGGGCACCTTCGGCGAGGCACGCTACGAACGGGGGCCGGTGTTCGTGGTGGCCGGGCTTCGCGTCGAGCGCATCCACCGGGACGCGGTGACGGGCGACAGTCGCGCGTTCGTCGGCCGCCCGACGCTGGCAGCGCAGACGGTCGTGTCGGCCAACCCGAAGGTGGCCGCCAGCTGGTTCCTGCGGCCCCCGGGCGAGCGGGCACCCGGCTGGACTCGCGTGCGCGCGAGCGCGGGTACGGGCATCCGCCCGCCCGACGCGTTCGAGATCGCCTTCACCGACAACCCGGGGCTCCGCCCCGAGCGCAGCCGCAGCCTCGACATCGGTCTCGAGCAGGCGTGGCTCGGCGGCTCGGTGATCGCCGAGCTCACGTGGTTCGACAACCGGTACACGGATCTGATCGTCGCCGTCGGTCAGTCGTTCCGTGACGCGAGCCGGTACCGCACCGACAACATCGCCAACGCGCGGTCGCGCGGGGTCGAAGCCGGCCTCCACCTGCGCACGCGCGGCGGCGTGCGAATCGCCGGCGCGTACACGTGGCTCGACACGGCGGTGCTCGACGTCGACGGCGTCGCCGGGCGGGCCCCGGCCCCCTTCGTCATGGGCGACTGGCTGATCCGGCGTCCACGCCACGTCGGCGGCGTCGACGTCTCCGTCACGCGCGTCCGATGGTCGGCCTTCACACGGGTCGCGGCGCGGGGCCGCGCCCTCGACGTCGATCCGAGCTTCGGTGCGTTTGGCGGCAAACTGTTCGCACCGGGGTACTGGACGGCCGACGCCGGCGGGGCTCTCCGGCTCGTCGGCGGAGTCGAGGCCTTCGCACGAATCACGAACCTCTTCGATCGCGATCACGAGCCGGCGCTGGGCTTCCCCGGGCTCGGCCGTGCCGCGATGATGGGCGTGCGCGTTGCTCGACGCCACTGA
- the otsB gene encoding trehalose-phosphatase yields the protein MERTRTEAIVEALDAPGRPWLLLFDFDGTLAEFAPTPELARLPVPRRALLTALAARPRVTVGFVSGRRLDDLRQRLKVEGPIFLSGMHGQEIVGPDCSFRHPALNDAREALSLVRPLLANGLSGMRGVILEDKGVSLAVHWRQASPDDHALVERLVLELARASLDRRQLRLMRGKAICELLPATPWNKGDAAHWIRERVAERLGEPPAVLYAGDDITDEDAIVALGASAVTVAVGDRPSAARFQLDDPQAVERLLERLVDCAKPEMTPA from the coding sequence GTGGAACGAACTCGGACAGAGGCCATCGTCGAGGCGCTCGACGCGCCCGGCCGCCCCTGGCTTCTCCTCTTCGACTTCGATGGCACGCTCGCGGAGTTCGCGCCGACGCCCGAGCTGGCCAGGCTGCCCGTGCCCAGGCGCGCGCTGCTGACGGCCCTGGCGGCGCGGCCGCGCGTGACGGTCGGATTCGTCTCAGGCCGGCGCCTCGACGACCTGCGCCAGCGGCTGAAGGTCGAGGGTCCCATCTTCCTCTCGGGGATGCACGGTCAGGAGATCGTCGGCCCCGACTGCTCGTTTCGTCATCCGGCGCTCAACGACGCGCGCGAAGCCCTCTCGCTCGTGCGGCCGTTGCTCGCCAACGGTCTGTCGGGGATGCGCGGGGTGATCCTCGAAGACAAGGGCGTCTCGTTGGCCGTGCACTGGCGTCAGGCCTCGCCCGACGATCACGCGCTCGTCGAGCGGCTCGTGCTCGAGCTGGCGCGGGCCTCCCTCGACCGGCGGCAACTCCGCCTCATGCGCGGCAAGGCCATCTGCGAGCTGCTGCCGGCGACTCCATGGAACAAGGGGGATGCGGCGCACTGGATTCGTGAGCGCGTCGCCGAGAGGCTGGGCGAGCCGCCGGCCGTGTTGTACGCTGGCGACGACATCACCGACGAGGATGCCATCGTCGCTCTCGGGGCCTCGGCGGTGACCGTGGCCGTCGGCGACCGTCCGTCGGCCGCGCGGTTCCAGCTGGACGACCCCCAGGCCGTCGAGCGCCTGCTCGAACGTCTGGTCGACTGCGCGAAACCCGAGATGACCCCAGCCTGA
- a CDS encoding iron ABC transporter permease produces the protein MRPLGRRLVRVVAAFGTLALAAAVLAPLVGSTRIDLLRVFDTSVPFADNVDAQIFFIARLPRTLAALLVGSTLAASGVVLQALLRNPLATPFTLGVSAGASLGAMLAMTFAPPMAIAGLTAVPLASFAGSIGAVSIVYALSTIRHRGLSTDVLLLAGVTLNSFFSALILFVQYLADATETLQNVRWLMGDLDVGGYEPIVASLPLAGAALFCFALLPRALNLLALGPESAAARGVDVHRAQRLAFFSASIATGAAVSLGGPVGFIGIVVPHLVRLMVGADHRLVLPASALFGGAFLVGCDLVARTAFAPMELPVGIVTAMIGGPFFLWLLVRHR, from the coding sequence ATGCGCCCGCTCGGCCGACGGCTCGTGCGCGTGGTCGCGGCCTTCGGGACCCTGGCGCTCGCGGCTGCGGTTCTGGCGCCCCTCGTGGGCAGCACGAGGATCGACCTCCTGCGCGTGTTCGACACGTCGGTGCCGTTTGCCGACAACGTCGACGCGCAGATCTTCTTCATCGCGCGACTGCCGCGCACGCTGGCCGCGCTGCTCGTCGGCAGCACGCTCGCGGCCTCGGGCGTCGTGCTGCAGGCGCTGCTGCGCAATCCGCTCGCCACGCCGTTCACCCTCGGCGTGTCGGCGGGCGCGTCGCTCGGCGCCATGCTCGCCATGACCTTCGCCCCGCCGATGGCGATCGCCGGGCTGACCGCGGTGCCGCTCGCGAGTTTCGCCGGCTCGATCGGCGCGGTGAGCATCGTCTACGCGCTCTCGACGATCAGGCACCGGGGATTGTCGACCGACGTGCTGCTGCTCGCCGGCGTCACGCTGAACTCGTTCTTCTCGGCCCTGATCCTCTTCGTCCAGTATCTGGCCGACGCCACCGAGACGCTGCAGAACGTGCGCTGGCTGATGGGCGACCTCGATGTCGGCGGCTACGAACCGATTGTCGCGTCGCTGCCGCTCGCGGGTGCCGCGCTGTTCTGCTTCGCGCTCCTGCCGCGCGCCCTGAACCTGCTCGCGCTCGGCCCCGAGAGCGCGGCAGCGCGGGGCGTCGACGTGCACCGTGCGCAGCGACTGGCGTTCTTCAGCGCGTCGATCGCCACAGGCGCGGCCGTGTCGCTCGGCGGCCCGGTGGGCTTCATCGGCATCGTCGTGCCGCATCTCGTCCGGCTGATGGTGGGGGCCGACCACCGGCTCGTGCTGCCTGCGTCGGCGCTCTTCGGCGGAGCATTCCTCGTGGGCTGCGACCTCGTCGCCCGCACGGCCTTCGCACCGATGGAACTGCCGGTGGGCATCGTCACCGCGATGATTGGAGGACCGTTCTTCCTGTGGCTGCTCGTCAGGCACCGCTGA
- a CDS encoding ABC transporter substrate-binding protein, which yields MLASGIAPAGQEGVRRPERIISIVPAATEMLFAIGAGPRVVAVGSYDAYPPEAALLPRVGALIDPDVERMLSLTPDLVVVYGSQHDLIAQLERSRAALFRYRHGGLADVLTTLRALGEAAGEPKRADALARRIDADIDRVRRRVAGRSRPRVLLVFGREPGGLRHIHASGGMGFLHDMLEVAGGDNVLADVARESLPLTTEQVLARRPDVILEVRAVGPTDAELARERAAWDRLAAVPAVRSGRVVFLTGEDLVVPGPRVAGAVERLAAALHPDIRP from the coding sequence ATGCTGGCGAGCGGCATCGCGCCCGCCGGGCAGGAAGGCGTCCGGCGACCGGAGCGCATCATCTCCATCGTGCCGGCCGCCACGGAGATGCTGTTTGCCATCGGCGCCGGCCCGCGGGTCGTCGCCGTCGGCAGCTACGACGCCTACCCGCCGGAGGCGGCGCTCCTCCCGCGCGTTGGCGCGCTCATCGACCCCGACGTCGAGCGGATGTTGTCGCTCACCCCGGACCTCGTCGTGGTCTACGGTTCGCAGCACGATCTCATCGCCCAGCTCGAGCGCTCCCGGGCGGCCCTCTTCCGGTACCGCCACGGCGGCCTGGCCGACGTCCTGACGACGCTGCGTGCGCTCGGCGAGGCCGCGGGCGAGCCGAAGCGGGCCGACGCCCTGGCCCGCCGGATCGACGCCGATATCGACCGCGTGCGGCGCCGCGTGGCCGGACGTTCACGCCCTCGAGTCCTGCTGGTCTTCGGCCGCGAGCCCGGTGGCCTGCGTCACATCCACGCAAGCGGCGGGATGGGCTTCCTGCACGACATGCTCGAAGTCGCCGGCGGCGACAACGTGCTGGCCGACGTGGCGCGCGAGTCGTTGCCGTTGACGACCGAGCAAGTGCTGGCTCGGCGGCCCGATGTGATTCTCGAGGTGCGTGCGGTCGGACCGACCGACGCCGAGCTCGCGAGGGAGCGCGCCGCGTGGGACCGCCTGGCGGCCGTGCCAGCCGTCCGCTCGGGGCGCGTCGTGTTCCTCACGGGCGAGGATCTCGTCGTGCCGGGCCCCCGCGTCGCCGGCGCCGTCGAACGCCTGGCCGCCGCGTTGCACCCCGACATCCGGCCGTAG
- a CDS encoding cation:proton antiporter, whose protein sequence is MRRLLALSILLATVWVVRTTGTEDVAARGTALALGFALIAAALAGDLIERLRLPRITGYLLFGMLCGPYILNLINRPMARDLQLANGLAVALIAFIAGLELNFARLRPRLAAMMRLGATMLLVMYAGLGSLFWIAWPWIPILPEATGVARLALALLTTTVVVSFSPTVTIAVIADSRARGPLSELTVSIVVFADLVLILFFTLAMQFVRWALGDAAAGDVSLLGSLLWEIIGSFAFGAAVGSVFALYLRYVGRELTVVLLGLCVLLSVVGRALHFEPLLAALAAGLVVENIAPPRGDALKSAVERGSLPVLVVFFAAAGASLQLDALATIGLVALLLAGARAVAIWLGARVATRASGIDPEHGRLVWMGLVSQAGVTLGLSALVASEFPTWGRPLETMVVALIAFHQLVGPVLFKQALVRAGEVGRGERELVPAPRPAT, encoded by the coding sequence ATGCGCCGGCTGCTCGCCCTGTCGATCCTGCTCGCGACCGTCTGGGTCGTGCGGACCACGGGAACCGAGGACGTGGCCGCGCGGGGCACGGCGCTGGCGCTCGGCTTCGCGCTGATCGCCGCGGCGCTCGCAGGCGACCTGATCGAACGCCTGCGCCTGCCGCGGATCACGGGATACCTGCTCTTCGGCATGCTGTGCGGGCCGTACATTCTGAACCTGATCAACCGGCCGATGGCGCGCGACCTGCAGCTGGCCAACGGGCTCGCGGTGGCCCTCATCGCCTTCATCGCCGGCCTCGAGCTGAACTTCGCCCGGCTGCGGCCGCGGCTCGCGGCCATGATGCGGCTGGGTGCCACCATGCTGCTCGTCATGTACGCCGGGCTCGGCAGCCTCTTCTGGATTGCCTGGCCGTGGATTCCGATCCTGCCCGAGGCGACAGGTGTGGCCCGCCTGGCGCTCGCCTTGCTGACAACGACCGTGGTCGTGAGCTTCTCACCCACCGTGACCATCGCCGTGATCGCGGACAGCCGCGCACGCGGTCCGCTGAGCGAGCTGACGGTTTCGATCGTGGTCTTCGCCGATCTGGTGCTCATCCTGTTCTTCACGCTGGCGATGCAGTTCGTGCGCTGGGCACTCGGAGACGCCGCGGCCGGTGACGTCAGCCTGCTCGGCAGCCTGCTGTGGGAGATCATCGGGTCGTTCGCCTTCGGCGCGGCCGTCGGGTCGGTGTTCGCGTTGTATCTTCGCTACGTGGGACGCGAGTTGACCGTGGTCCTGCTCGGCCTCTGTGTGCTGCTGAGCGTGGTCGGCCGGGCGCTGCACTTCGAACCGCTGCTCGCGGCACTCGCCGCCGGCCTCGTGGTCGAGAACATCGCGCCGCCGCGCGGCGACGCCTTGAAGTCGGCGGTCGAACGAGGATCGCTGCCTGTACTCGTGGTGTTCTTCGCGGCAGCCGGGGCGTCGCTTCAGCTCGATGCCCTCGCGACCATCGGCCTCGTCGCCCTGCTCCTCGCGGGGGCGCGGGCCGTCGCCATCTGGCTCGGGGCGCGTGTTGCCACCCGAGCCTCAGGCATCGACCCGGAGCACGGACGCCTCGTCTGGATGGGGCTGGTCTCGCAAGCGGGGGTGACGCTGGGGCTCTCGGCGCTCGTGGCCAGCGAGTTCCCGACCTGGGGCCGTCCTCTCGAGACGATGGTCGTGGCCCTGATTGCGTTTCACCAACTCGTCGGACCGGTCCTCTTTAAGCAGGCCCTCGTGCGGGCCGGGGAGGTCGGCCGAGGCGAACGTGAGCTGGTCCCAGCACCAAGACCGGCAACCTGA